One Petrotoga sp. 9PW.55.5.1 genomic window carries:
- the ruvC gene encoding crossover junction endodeoxyribonuclease RuvC: MVILGIDPGYGRIGFGLLEKKGNNFKTIDYGVIYTDKNQELPKRLLKINYDLKMLIEKYNPNESAVEKLYFFKNVATAIQVGEARGVILLCLEKENIPIYEYTPFQIKQAVTGYGRAEKGQIQRTLKILLNLEKTPTPDDAADALATAFCHGNFRRSLKNAEY; encoded by the coding sequence ATGGTTATCTTAGGAATTGATCCGGGGTATGGGAGAATTGGTTTTGGTTTATTAGAAAAAAAAGGTAATAACTTTAAAACAATTGATTATGGAGTAATTTATACTGACAAAAATCAAGAACTTCCAAAAAGATTGTTAAAAATAAACTATGATCTTAAAATGTTGATAGAAAAGTACAATCCTAATGAATCTGCTGTTGAAAAATTATACTTTTTTAAAAATGTAGCTACCGCGATTCAAGTAGGAGAAGCCAGAGGTGTGATTTTACTTTGTTTGGAGAAAGAGAATATACCAATATATGAATACACTCCATTTCAAATAAAACAAGCTGTAACCGGATATGGCAGGGCAGAAAAGGGTCAAATTCAAAGAACTTTAAAAATTTTACTAAATTTAGAAAAAACCCCAACCCCTGACGATGCAGCGGATGCCCTGGCAACGGCTTTTTGCCATGGAAATTTTAGAAGGAGTTTAAAAAATGCAGAATATTAG
- the epsC gene encoding serine O-acetyltransferase EpsC encodes MRGVLNFFKDFVNIFKDLGKDLSMYIEKDPTAKRKWKVFLTSISFHGLMSYRFANFFYKYKIYPVAYFIYVLSKIFHSMDIHPAALIEPGVVIDHGFGVVIGETASIGSGTLIYHGVTLGAKKVTNGKRHPIVGKNVMIGSGAKVLGHIYIGDESVIGANSVVLMDVPPKSLAVGVPAEIKKINCPSSNYYELNNTINSDFVI; translated from the coding sequence ATGAGAGGGGTTTTGAATTTTTTTAAAGATTTCGTAAATATTTTCAAAGATTTAGGAAAAGATTTAAGTATGTACATAGAAAAAGATCCAACTGCTAAAAGAAAATGGAAAGTTTTTCTGACCTCAATTTCCTTTCATGGTTTAATGTCATATCGTTTTGCTAATTTTTTTTATAAATATAAAATCTATCCAGTTGCATATTTTATTTATGTACTTAGTAAAATATTTCACTCAATGGACATTCACCCAGCAGCACTTATTGAGCCTGGAGTTGTAATAGACCATGGTTTTGGTGTTGTGATCGGTGAAACTGCTAGTATTGGTTCTGGCACATTAATATACCATGGGGTTACCTTGGGAGCTAAAAAAGTTACTAATGGAAAAAGGCATCCAATAGTTGGAAAGAATGTAATGATTGGTTCTGGGGCAAAGGTTTTGGGCCATATATATATAGGAGACGAATCAGTAATCGGGGCAAATTCAGTTGTTTTAATGGATGTCCCACCGAAATCTCTTGCCGTTGGTGTTCCAGCTGAAATAAAAAAGATTAATTGCCCGTCTTCCAATTATTATGAATTAAACAATACAATTAATTCAGATTTTGTTATTTAA
- a CDS encoding PolC-type DNA polymerase III, producing the protein MQNISEFLQDYIGFIPFEVNGEIHISDGKVEIHLKQLNNEVTENKLKLFFQNLLKKEVNILISNDKGPEFIVNNWENIVKNHHLKDYLRLLNPEYSSKNQIIFKTYSPIVKNKLDNEREQIESILFKYSGNKFPYKIEIDESLKSDFSESLQNKTVQGNTYESHSIINSKDFNDSEQLIILGKSFKKVPIPLSILPSNEGSNVAVSGKIFEKEFNEKGPITTIYLTDLKSSTVVKSFGETANILNEKLDINDNILVEGNIFYDTYSHEFAIKPLNVIKLKEDPLERKDEYPSKRVELHLHSKLSAMNGLLDVDEIIKTIKKWGHSAVAITDSGVLQSIPEFYDKAITAGIKPIFGIEAYVADEYVSIVNLMKNDQKIRESEFVVFDIETTGLEPAMNEIIEIGAVRIKNMKIADTFHKLIKPKKAISNFTTNLTGITNQMLENEKSIEEILPEFLSFIEGSILVAHNANFDYRFIREWVKKVYNEHFEQTYIDTVSLSKSLLTLGSYSLNKVVDALKLGDFEHHRAHEDAHVTALLFLRLIDKAKSKNVETLSDLQKLNKFIDYKRVHPTYTTILVKNKEGLKNLYKLVSNSHVKYFYKEPRILKSELSKMRNGLIVGSGGEEGEIFQAYLRGASHDEIVEMAKFYDYLEITPLDALESSKNISSAQLKKIYHEIYNLGNELNMPVIMVSNAHYLNKEDIIFLNTLKFADKRNLSNSNRYLRTTDEMIKEALNIFEDKEIAEKIVIFNTNKIANQIEEIKPLSNKLHPPKIENAENDIEKLSLEKAYKIYGNPLPDIVKKRLKRELESIIKHGYAVLYLIAQKIVQKSKEDGYLVGSRGSVGSSLVATMLGITEINPLSPHYICPNCKKSIFFTDGKIGSGYDLPDKKCDSCGTEMLKDGQDIPFETFMGFEGDKIPDIDLNFSGDYQTKAHKYIEQMFGEDHVFRAGTISTIADRTAFMFAKKYCENKGILKNSEILRIAKSITGVKRTTGQHPGGLMIVPKEDEVYDYTPIQFPANDSKSGVQTTHFDYHVIHNDLVKLDALGHDDPTFIKIMSDLTGIDPMSIPMDDKDTLSLFSSTKVLKIDLKNELGTSVGTLGIPEFGTTFVRRMLEDTRPKTFSELVRISGLSHGTDVWSGIAKNWIDMRIATLEEVISCRDDIMNYLLTKGAPPKQAFSIMEKVRKGKGIDEVDIKLMKEINVPEWFIISCQKIKYLFPKAHAAAYVSMAFRIAWFKVHYPLAFYSTYFTVKGDEFNLKVIFSGKEAIKKRIFELRNTELDVRKKNEMIVLELALEMMMRGFSFKMVDLYKSDSKKFIMDNDYLIVPFIKVPNLGEKAAESIVKTREEGFKSIEDFLAKTGCNKTNVQTLKELGVLRGLPESNQISLFKG; encoded by the coding sequence ATGCAGAATATTAGTGAATTTTTACAAGATTATATTGGTTTTATACCTTTTGAAGTTAACGGGGAAATACATATAAGTGATGGCAAAGTTGAAATTCATCTAAAGCAACTTAACAACGAGGTAACTGAAAACAAATTAAAACTTTTTTTTCAGAATCTTCTAAAAAAGGAAGTAAATATTTTAATAAGCAACGATAAAGGCCCTGAATTTATTGTCAATAATTGGGAAAACATAGTTAAAAACCATCATTTGAAGGATTATCTAAGGCTATTAAATCCAGAATATTCCTCAAAAAATCAAATTATATTTAAAACATATTCTCCCATTGTAAAAAATAAATTAGATAATGAAAGAGAACAAATTGAATCAATTTTATTTAAATACAGTGGAAATAAATTTCCATACAAAATTGAAATAGATGAAAGTCTGAAATCTGACTTTTCTGAAAGTCTTCAAAATAAAACCGTTCAAGGAAATACTTACGAGTCTCATTCAATTATCAATTCAAAAGATTTCAATGACTCTGAACAACTGATTATCTTAGGTAAAAGTTTTAAAAAAGTTCCAATCCCTTTGTCAATTTTACCTTCAAACGAGGGAAGCAATGTCGCTGTTAGCGGAAAGATATTTGAAAAAGAATTCAACGAAAAAGGTCCCATAACAACAATATATTTAACGGATCTTAAAAGCTCTACAGTGGTAAAATCTTTCGGTGAAACCGCTAATATTTTAAACGAAAAATTAGATATCAATGACAATATTTTAGTTGAGGGAAACATCTTCTACGATACATATAGCCACGAATTTGCTATAAAACCTTTAAACGTAATAAAACTGAAAGAAGATCCGTTAGAGAGAAAAGATGAATACCCATCAAAAAGAGTTGAACTTCATTTACATTCAAAATTAAGTGCTATGAACGGACTTCTTGATGTGGATGAGATAATAAAAACCATAAAAAAATGGGGTCATTCAGCCGTAGCAATAACAGATTCTGGTGTTTTACAAAGTATTCCTGAATTTTATGATAAAGCTATAACTGCAGGAATAAAACCAATATTTGGAATTGAGGCTTATGTCGCTGATGAGTACGTTAGTATAGTAAATTTAATGAAAAATGACCAGAAAATAAGGGAATCGGAATTTGTAGTTTTCGATATTGAAACTACCGGTTTAGAACCCGCAATGAATGAAATAATAGAGATAGGGGCTGTCAGAATAAAAAATATGAAAATAGCAGATACCTTTCATAAATTAATAAAACCAAAAAAGGCCATCTCTAATTTCACAACTAATTTAACAGGAATTACTAACCAGATGTTAGAAAACGAAAAATCAATTGAAGAAATATTACCTGAATTTTTAAGTTTTATAGAAGGATCTATTCTCGTAGCTCATAATGCTAATTTCGATTATAGGTTCATAAGAGAATGGGTAAAGAAGGTATATAACGAACATTTTGAACAAACTTATATAGACACTGTATCCCTGTCTAAATCCCTTTTAACTCTTGGAAGTTATAGTTTAAACAAAGTTGTCGATGCATTAAAATTAGGTGATTTTGAACATCACAGAGCACATGAAGATGCACATGTCACTGCTTTATTATTTTTAAGATTAATTGATAAAGCTAAATCGAAGAATGTAGAAACGCTAAGTGATTTACAAAAATTGAATAAGTTTATAGATTATAAAAGAGTACATCCAACCTACACGACAATATTGGTAAAAAACAAAGAAGGTTTAAAAAATCTATACAAGTTGGTATCTAATTCACATGTTAAATACTTTTATAAAGAACCAAGAATTTTAAAAAGCGAATTATCAAAAATGCGAAATGGTCTAATTGTTGGAAGCGGTGGAGAGGAGGGGGAGATTTTTCAAGCCTACCTTAGAGGAGCATCTCACGATGAAATTGTGGAAATGGCTAAATTTTATGATTACTTAGAAATAACCCCATTAGACGCACTAGAATCTAGCAAGAATATTTCTTCTGCCCAATTGAAAAAGATTTATCACGAAATTTATAATCTTGGTAACGAATTAAATATGCCTGTTATAATGGTCTCTAATGCTCATTATTTAAATAAAGAAGACATCATTTTCTTAAATACATTAAAATTTGCAGATAAACGGAACCTTTCCAACTCAAATAGATACTTAAGAACAACAGATGAAATGATAAAGGAAGCTTTAAATATCTTTGAAGATAAAGAGATCGCAGAAAAAATTGTAATTTTTAATACAAACAAAATTGCTAACCAAATTGAAGAAATCAAGCCTCTCAGCAATAAACTTCATCCTCCAAAAATCGAAAATGCTGAAAATGATATTGAAAAACTTTCTTTAGAAAAGGCTTATAAAATATATGGGAATCCTTTACCAGATATAGTAAAAAAAAGGTTAAAAAGAGAATTAGAATCCATTATTAAGCATGGGTATGCTGTACTATATTTAATTGCCCAAAAAATCGTTCAAAAATCAAAAGAAGACGGTTATTTAGTAGGTTCAAGAGGATCAGTCGGATCATCTCTTGTTGCAACTATGTTGGGAATTACTGAGATCAATCCTTTATCTCCTCATTACATTTGTCCTAATTGCAAAAAAAGTATATTCTTTACTGATGGAAAAATAGGTTCTGGTTATGATCTTCCAGATAAAAAATGTGATAGCTGTGGAACAGAAATGCTTAAGGACGGTCAAGATATTCCTTTTGAAACATTCATGGGATTTGAAGGAGATAAGATACCCGATATCGATTTGAACTTTTCAGGAGATTATCAAACAAAAGCACATAAATATATTGAACAGATGTTTGGTGAAGATCATGTTTTTAGAGCAGGCACAATATCCACTATAGCGGACAGAACTGCATTTATGTTTGCAAAAAAATATTGTGAAAATAAAGGAATTCTAAAGAATAGCGAGATATTAAGAATTGCTAAATCAATTACGGGTGTAAAAAGGACAACTGGGCAGCATCCCGGTGGTCTAATGATTGTTCCAAAGGAAGATGAAGTATATGATTACACTCCTATTCAATTTCCTGCTAATGACTCTAAATCAGGGGTTCAAACTACTCATTTTGATTACCATGTTATTCATAATGATCTAGTAAAACTTGACGCCCTTGGACATGATGACCCCACTTTTATAAAAATAATGTCTGATTTAACAGGAATTGATCCTATGTCTATACCTATGGATGATAAAGATACATTAAGCTTATTTTCTTCGACAAAAGTTTTAAAAATCGATTTAAAAAACGAATTAGGAACCTCTGTAGGAACACTGGGAATACCCGAATTTGGTACTACATTTGTTAGAAGAATGTTGGAAGATACTAGACCAAAAACTTTTTCTGAGTTAGTTAGAATATCTGGTTTATCCCATGGTACAGACGTTTGGTCGGGAATCGCCAAAAATTGGATAGATATGAGAATCGCTACACTTGAGGAAGTCATTTCATGTAGAGACGACATAATGAATTATCTTCTAACGAAAGGGGCTCCACCAAAACAAGCTTTTTCTATTATGGAAAAAGTAAGAAAGGGAAAGGGTATAGATGAAGTTGATATCAAATTAATGAAGGAAATTAATGTACCCGAATGGTTTATAATCTCATGTCAAAAAATAAAATATCTTTTCCCGAAGGCACACGCCGCAGCTTATGTTAGTATGGCTTTCAGAATAGCATGGTTTAAAGTACATTACCCACTGGCTTTTTACTCCACTTATTTTACCGTTAAAGGGGATGAATTTAATTTAAAAGTTATCTTCTCAGGAAAAGAGGCAATAAAAAAAAGAATATTTGAACTTAGAAATACTGAACTAGACGTAAGAAAAAAGAATGAAATGATTGTTTTGGAATTAGCTTTAGAAATGATGATGAGAGGATTTTCTTTTAAGATGGTTGATTTATATAAATCTGATTCTAAAAAATTCATTATGGATAATGATTATCTTATTGTTCCTTTTATCAAAGTCCCTAACCTTGGAGAAAAAGCTGCGGAAAGTATTGTCAAGACACGAGAGGAAGGATTCAAATCTATTGAAGATTTCTTAGCAAAAACAGGTTGCAATAAAACTAACGTACAAACGCTGAAGGAATTAGGCGTTTTAAGAGGACTACCTGAATCTAACCAAATTTCTTTATTCAAAGGATGA
- the cysK gene encoding cysteine synthase A: MIYTSIGNTPIITLSNLIEPGRVFIKLEKNNPAGSVKDRPAFFMIKDAEIRNKLNESQNIIVEPTSGNTGIALAAIGRSKRYRVILTMPESMSVERRKILKLLGAELILTPADQGMKGAINKALEIVKDTNGFMPNQFSNPVNPYSHEVTTGPEIIKQMDYSLDAFVAGVGTGGTITGVARAMKKIFAGCVRIVAVEPTNSAVISGKQPGKHKIQGIGAGFIPDNLDTSLIDEIIQIGDEETYEITKKLAKDEGLFVGVSSGANILAAIKVANRLGKGKRVVTVAPDSGDKYISVL; the protein is encoded by the coding sequence TTGATTTATACATCGATAGGAAACACACCAATTATAACTTTATCAAATTTGATAGAACCAGGTAGAGTTTTTATTAAACTAGAAAAAAATAATCCCGCTGGAAGTGTAAAAGACAGGCCAGCGTTCTTTATGATTAAAGACGCGGAAATTAGGAATAAACTTAATGAGTCCCAAAATATTATTGTTGAACCTACTAGTGGTAATACAGGTATTGCACTTGCTGCTATTGGAAGAAGTAAAAGATACAGAGTAATTTTAACTATGCCAGAAAGTATGAGCGTAGAAAGAAGAAAAATTTTGAAACTTCTTGGAGCTGAGCTAATTTTAACACCGGCAGATCAAGGAATGAAAGGTGCTATAAATAAGGCTTTAGAAATAGTTAAAGATACAAATGGTTTCATGCCCAATCAATTTTCAAATCCGGTTAATCCCTATTCTCATGAAGTGACTACTGGACCAGAAATAATAAAACAAATGGATTATTCTTTAGATGCCTTTGTAGCAGGAGTAGGAACGGGAGGAACCATTACAGGAGTAGCAAGAGCAATGAAAAAAATATTCGCAGGATGTGTTAGAATTGTTGCTGTAGAACCAACTAATTCTGCTGTTATATCTGGTAAACAACCAGGTAAACACAAAATTCAAGGAATAGGAGCTGGGTTCATACCAGATAACCTAGATACCAGTTTAATAGATGAAATAATACAGATAGGCGACGAAGAAACTTACGAAATAACCAAAAAATTGGCTAAAGATGAAGGATTGTTTGTTGGTGTATCTTCTGGAGCGAATATTTTAGCCGCTATTAAAGTTGCCAATAGATTAGGTAAAGGAAAAAGAGTAGTGACAGTTGCTCCAGACAGTGGAGATAAATATATAAGTGTTTTATAA